The following coding sequences lie in one Nakaseomyces glabratus chromosome I, complete sequence genomic window:
- the ANB1 gene encoding translation elongation factor eIF-5A (CAGL0I01430g~Ortholog(s) have role in positive regulation of translational elongation, translational frameshifting and cytosol, nucleolus localization) — protein MAEEEHTFETADAGSSTTYPMQCSALRKNGFVVIKGRPCKIVDMSTSKTGKHGHAKVHLVAIDIFTGKKLEDLSPSTHNMEVPVVKRTEFQLLDIDDGFLSLMNMDGDTKDDVRHPEGELGDQMQAAFDEGKDLMVTIIAAMGEEAAISFKEAPRSD, from the coding sequence ATggctgaagaagaacacaCCTTTGAAACCGCTGATGCTGGTTCCTCCACCACTTACCCAATGCAATGTTCTGCTTTGAGAAAGAACGGTTTCGTCGTTATCAAGGGTAGACCATGTAAGATTGTCGACATGTCTACTTCCAAGACCGGTAAGCACGGTCACGCCAAGGTCCACTTGGTCGCCATTGATATCTTCACTGGTAAGAAGTTGGAAGATTTGTCTCCATCCACCCACAACATGGAAGTCCCAGTTGTCAAGAGAACTGAATTCCAATTGTTGGACATCGATGACGGTTTCTTGTCCTTGATGAACATGGACGGTGACACCAAGGATGACGTTAGACACCCAGAAGGTGAATTGGGTGACCAAATGCAAGCTGCTTTCGACGAAGGTAAGGACTTGATGGTCACTATCATCGCCGCCATGGGTGAAGAAGCTGCTATCTCCTTCAAGGAAGCCCCAAGATCTGATTAA